In Flavobacterium sp. N1736, the following are encoded in one genomic region:
- a CDS encoding FecR family protein gives MIKRIKHSLEYLIDKSSRNRTSEAEENLLNDFALSEYQNSKWDENSMGNSNTVSQNIYEGIQLRIVKKKTFNPYFKYMAAASILFLVGLGFFFKPGFSAEKQLTFKTSDVPKSIKLSDGSKIYLAANSSFQYPEKFNEGERKVSLLKGSAFFEVAKDKKHPFIITSRDIKTRVVGTSFHIQLSKTKCEVIVVTGKVNVSSKGQSVDLVPYEEALFSGEKLAKLPVNKELAVNWYTTDISLNEATLEHVITVLQYKYGVTFECENKAVLNIPVTVFIEKNASLESVLKQINYITNLKFNVYDETVKVN, from the coding sequence ATGATAAAAAGAATCAAACATAGTTTAGAATATCTAATTGATAAAAGCTCCCGAAACAGAACATCTGAAGCAGAAGAAAATTTACTTAATGATTTTGCTTTAAGCGAATATCAAAATTCAAAATGGGATGAAAATTCGATGGGAAATTCTAATACAGTTTCTCAAAATATATATGAAGGAATTCAACTTCGAATTGTGAAGAAGAAAACGTTCAATCCATATTTCAAATACATGGCCGCTGCCAGTATTCTTTTTCTTGTTGGTTTAGGGTTTTTCTTTAAACCGGGCTTTTCAGCCGAAAAGCAATTAACATTTAAAACATCAGATGTCCCCAAATCTATCAAATTAAGTGATGGTTCGAAAATTTATCTGGCAGCAAACTCATCATTTCAGTATCCTGAAAAATTTAACGAAGGCGAAAGGAAGGTTTCTTTATTAAAAGGAAGCGCTTTTTTTGAAGTTGCCAAAGACAAAAAACATCCTTTTATTATCACATCGCGCGATATTAAAACGAGAGTTGTGGGAACTTCTTTCCATATTCAGTTATCCAAAACAAAATGTGAAGTAATTGTTGTAACCGGAAAAGTAAATGTTTCTTCAAAAGGTCAAAGTGTCGATTTAGTTCCATATGAAGAAGCATTGTTTTCTGGTGAAAAACTAGCCAAACTTCCTGTTAATAAAGAATTAGCAGTGAATTGGTACACCACCGATATTTCCTTAAATGAAGCAACTCTTGAACATGTAATTACCGTTTTACAATATAAATACGGAGTAACATTTGAATGCGAAAACAAAGCCGTTTTAAATATTCCGGTTACCGTATTCATCGAAAAGAATGCTTCGCTTGAAAGCGTATTAAAACAAATAAATTATATCACAAACCTAAAATTTAATGTTTATGACGAAACAGTAAAAGTGAACTAA
- a CDS encoding CheR family methyltransferase has protein sequence MIEDIELETLINDIYEYYGFDFGSYSRASLKRRVNRIYHLDGFKNFYEFLSKVKYDPDYYKRMIDEITVNVTEMFRDPTFYKIVRTEILPLLATKPFIRLWHAGCSTGEEVYSMAIMLKEAGLLHKSLLYATDINSKVLETAKKGIFPLRMMKEYSENYRDSGGQEDFSTYYIANYGIAKFNEELSEKMVFSQHNLVSDNSFNEFDFILCRNVLIYFDNDLQKRVINLFDESLSVLGFLALGTKETIKYSISMSKYKQLEKEKIWRKVK, from the coding sequence ATGATAGAAGACATTGAGTTAGAAACCCTTATAAATGATATTTACGAATATTATGGTTTTGACTTTGGAAGTTATTCTAGAGCATCCTTAAAAAGACGTGTCAATAGAATTTACCATTTAGATGGATTTAAAAATTTTTACGAGTTTTTATCAAAAGTTAAATACGATCCTGATTATTATAAAAGAATGATCGACGAAATAACAGTAAATGTTACTGAAATGTTTCGTGATCCCACTTTTTATAAAATAGTCAGAACCGAAATATTGCCGTTGCTTGCCACAAAACCTTTTATACGTTTGTGGCACGCCGGCTGTTCAACCGGAGAAGAAGTATATTCGATGGCAATAATGCTCAAAGAAGCCGGATTATTGCATAAATCATTACTATACGCCACTGATATTAATTCTAAAGTGTTGGAAACAGCCAAAAAAGGAATATTTCCGTTGCGAATGATGAAAGAATATTCAGAAAATTACAGAGATTCCGGAGGTCAGGAAGATTTTTCGACTTATTATATTGCCAATTACGGCATTGCAAAATTCAACGAAGAACTGTCTGAAAAAATGGTATTTTCACAACATAATCTTGTTTCAGACAATTCGTTTAATGAATTCGATTTTATATTATGCCGCAATGTTTTGATTTATTTCGATAACGATTTGCAAAAAAGAGTCATCAATTTATTTGATGAAAGCCTGTCAGTTCTTGGTTTTCTGGCACTTGGAACAAAAGAAACTATTAAATATTCTATTTCTATGAGTAAGTACAAACAATTGGAAAAAGAAAAAATATGGAGGAAAGTAAAATAA
- a CDS encoding phosphatidylinositol-specific phospholipase C1-like protein encodes MKHILFTLLFTIAVSYSSNAQSDDLKINQLQVIGSHNSYRHAIETDLYNIIQAKDTSRSLKGLQYTHISLTDQLNKGLRSLEIDVHGDAKGGKFAHPKGLDIAKSEEAYDPNGEMKKPGFKVFHMVDIDFRTSCYTLQSCLAELKKWSDANPDHVPVFITLEPKDDESYFGTKSEEYTPELFDALDKELRKGLGNKLITPDMVRGKYKTLEEAVLNHNWPTLKKAKGKFLFILDNNGAKRDLYAQNHPSLKGRAIFINADPGKPEAATLFRNNSEDPQIADLVKKGYIIRTRADSDTKEARKNDYSHFNAAKASGAQVITTDYYLPSTFFDSPYQIKYDDGTYVRVDPVNGRE; translated from the coding sequence ATGAAACATATTCTGTTTACATTATTATTTACTATAGCTGTAAGTTACAGTTCAAACGCGCAAAGTGACGATTTAAAAATTAACCAATTGCAGGTTATTGGTTCGCACAATAGTTACAGACACGCCATCGAAACTGATTTGTACAATATTATTCAGGCAAAAGATACTTCCCGTTCATTAAAAGGTTTGCAATACACGCACATTAGCCTTACAGATCAATTAAATAAAGGTTTAAGAAGCCTTGAAATTGATGTTCACGGCGATGCAAAAGGCGGAAAATTTGCACATCCAAAAGGTTTGGATATTGCAAAATCTGAAGAAGCTTACGACCCGAATGGAGAAATGAAAAAACCGGGTTTTAAAGTTTTTCACATGGTCGATATTGATTTTAGAACATCGTGTTATACACTTCAAAGCTGTCTTGCAGAATTAAAAAAATGGTCTGATGCAAATCCTGATCACGTTCCCGTTTTTATTACTTTAGAACCAAAAGATGATGAGAGTTACTTTGGAACAAAATCTGAGGAATATACACCTGAATTATTTGATGCCTTAGATAAAGAACTTCGAAAAGGTTTAGGCAATAAATTAATCACGCCTGATATGGTGCGCGGAAAATACAAAACACTTGAAGAAGCCGTTTTAAACCATAATTGGCCAACGCTTAAAAAAGCAAAAGGAAAATTTTTGTTTATTTTGGATAACAACGGTGCAAAAAGAGATTTATATGCTCAAAATCATCCGTCGTTAAAAGGTCGTGCCATTTTCATCAACGCCGATCCCGGAAAACCCGAAGCCGCAACCTTATTCCGTAATAATTCTGAAGATCCTCAAATTGCAGATTTAGTTAAAAAAGGATACATCATTCGCACCAGAGCAGATTCTGATACTAAAGAAGCACGCAAAAATGATTACTCGCATTTTAATGCCGCAAAAGCCTCTGGAGCACAAGTTATTACTACTGATTATTATTTGCCAAGTACGTTTTTCGATTCGCCTTATCAGATAAAATACGATGACGGAACTTATGTAAGGGTTGATCCTGTTAACGGGCGGGAATAA
- a CDS encoding response regulator, producing the protein MKNNFKRNLLISSLVSLLVLMISSTASFISIKNLLKSNFWVNHTQEVIYNLNQGSSSLTDAQTSMRGYLITGDEQFVVRYNTYESESNAYFEKLEELTIDNPAQQKALIHLKTLRSSFFKYLNNQIVKKRLGKDNTTFDLNEGRAMMDELKIYFKRIENTEQGLLKERNETSERYGTYSTVLIIVAFIIAFLISIVFLFRILKDYNERSLLQKELEQKDIETAQRIEVISNIASNISSGNYDIRVDDTKADALGSVGESLNNMSGALKQSFGLLSEKEWIQSGIAGLNNVMLGDKSLQELSKDVIEYLCHYTNSSAGVFYVLEIDELAFSAGYSYIPTKNRETIQKGDGLLGQCIVSGELLELKSLASDFIQINYALGEIKPTHIVAVPLLDNRVEGALELASIYGFSKLHVEFLRMVSNNIGIAIKSTQNRKRVMELLEETQAQSEELRMQHSELESINAELEAQTEKLQASEEELRVQQEELEQTNEELSERSVLLEERNNEIQKKSEALELTTRYKSEFLANMSHELRTPLNSILLLSRLLSENNSKSMNNEEIEFAKVIQSSGNSLLGLIDEILDLSKIEAGKMELEFLDVSTKEITDTLSSLFSQVAKEKGIKFDILSKDAPIVIKTDKMRLEQILKNLISNAIKFTDKGSVSVEIKINDDDDKIICFIVKDTGIGIPLEKQPLIFEAFQQADGSTKRKYGGTGLGLSISRELAKLLRGEIILHSTEGKGSSFTLCLPVYGTMNKKIIVDKTPPIDITHEEVNELKEIKNKYLSTVIPAEIEDDRDIIDEGDKVILIVEDDINFAKSLLAFSRKNGYKVVVAVRGDYALNFALMYKPIGILLDIELPIKSGWEVLEELKNNNQTKHIPVHIMSSHKLKQESLLKGAVDFLDKPVAFDKIPEVFTRIEHIITKESQKVLIIEDNPKHAKALAYFLETYNINSEIKSEVADGLEALNKSEVDCVILDMGIPDKHAYQILDSVKKSPGLENLPVIVFTGKSLSLKEEVKIKKYADSIIVKTAHSYQRMLDEVSLFLHLVEENKGAKGKGDAYKKLNLLNNILHDKKVLIVDDDVRNIYSLTKALEVFKMNVITAFDGKDAIKVLEEHPDTDIVLLDMMMPNMDGYETAEKIRTIPKFLTLPLIAVTAKAMTGDREKCIKAGASDYITKPVDIDQLLSLLRVWLYDKI; encoded by the coding sequence ATGAAAAACAACTTTAAAAGAAATTTACTAATTAGCTCGCTGGTTTCGCTGCTGGTGTTAATGATCAGTTCTACGGCATCATTTATTAGTATAAAAAATTTATTGAAAAGTAACTTTTGGGTCAATCATACTCAGGAAGTTATTTACAATTTAAACCAGGGCTCATCATCGCTCACAGATGCGCAAACCAGTATGCGCGGGTATTTAATAACCGGCGACGAGCAATTTGTGGTTCGTTATAATACGTATGAAAGTGAATCGAATGCGTATTTTGAAAAACTTGAGGAGCTTACCATTGATAATCCGGCACAGCAAAAAGCGTTAATTCATCTAAAAACGCTTCGATCCAGTTTTTTTAAATACTTAAACAACCAAATTGTAAAAAAACGTTTAGGAAAAGATAACACCACATTCGACCTCAATGAAGGCCGTGCGATGATGGACGAGTTAAAAATTTATTTTAAACGAATTGAAAACACAGAACAAGGACTTTTAAAAGAACGAAATGAAACATCAGAACGTTACGGAACGTACAGTACTGTTTTAATAATTGTCGCTTTTATTATTGCATTTTTAATTTCGATTGTGTTTTTATTCAGGATTTTAAAAGATTATAACGAGCGATCTTTACTTCAAAAAGAACTGGAACAAAAAGATATAGAAACCGCACAAAGAATTGAGGTAATAAGCAATATTGCATCTAATATATCGAGTGGCAATTATGATATTCGAGTAGACGATACTAAAGCAGATGCGCTGGGAAGTGTGGGAGAATCACTAAATAATATGAGTGGCGCTTTAAAACAATCTTTTGGTCTATTATCAGAAAAAGAGTGGATACAAAGTGGTATTGCAGGACTTAATAATGTAATGCTGGGCGATAAATCATTGCAGGAACTGTCTAAAGATGTGATTGAATATTTATGCCATTATACCAATAGCAGCGCCGGTGTTTTTTATGTTCTTGAAATCGACGAACTGGCTTTTTCGGCAGGATACAGTTATATCCCGACAAAAAACAGAGAAACAATTCAAAAAGGCGATGGTTTGCTGGGGCAATGTATTGTTTCGGGTGAACTTTTAGAATTAAAATCGCTTGCATCAGATTTTATTCAGATAAATTATGCTTTGGGCGAAATAAAACCAACGCATATTGTAGCAGTTCCGTTGCTTGATAACAGGGTAGAAGGCGCTTTGGAATTGGCTAGTATTTACGGATTTTCAAAATTGCATGTAGAATTTTTGAGAATGGTTTCGAATAATATCGGAATTGCCATAAAATCGACTCAAAACCGCAAACGTGTTATGGAATTACTGGAAGAAACCCAGGCACAATCAGAAGAATTGCGTATGCAGCACAGCGAATTAGAATCTATTAATGCTGAACTTGAAGCGCAGACAGAAAAATTGCAGGCATCAGAAGAAGAACTTCGCGTACAGCAGGAAGAACTGGAGCAAACCAACGAAGAACTTTCGGAAAGAAGTGTTTTATTAGAAGAAAGAAACAACGAAATTCAAAAGAAATCAGAAGCTTTAGAACTTACAACACGATATAAATCAGAGTTTTTGGCGAATATGTCGCACGAATTAAGAACGCCTCTGAATTCTATTTTGCTTTTAAGCCGATTGTTATCTGAGAATAACAGCAAAAGCATGAATAATGAAGAAATTGAGTTTGCAAAAGTAATTCAGAGTTCAGGAAACAGTTTGCTTGGTTTAATTGATGAAATTCTGGATTTATCTAAAATCGAAGCCGGAAAAATGGAGCTTGAGTTTTTAGATGTTTCCACCAAAGAAATTACAGATACATTATCGAGTTTGTTTTCGCAAGTTGCCAAAGAAAAAGGAATTAAGTTTGATATTCTTTCAAAAGATGCTCCAATTGTCATTAAAACAGACAAAATGAGATTAGAGCAAATTCTGAAAAATTTAATTTCTAATGCAATTAAATTTACAGACAAAGGTTCTGTAAGTGTTGAAATAAAAATAAATGACGACGACGATAAAATAATCTGCTTTATTGTAAAAGATACCGGAATTGGAATTCCGCTAGAAAAACAACCGTTAATTTTTGAAGCTTTTCAACAAGCCGACGGTTCTACAAAACGTAAATATGGCGGTACAGGTTTAGGATTGTCTATTAGTAGAGAATTAGCAAAATTACTTCGAGGCGAAATTATTTTGCATAGTACCGAAGGAAAAGGAAGCAGTTTTACGTTATGCCTGCCGGTTTATGGAACAATGAACAAAAAAATAATTGTAGACAAAACGCCGCCAATCGATATTACGCACGAAGAAGTAAATGAATTAAAAGAGATTAAAAACAAGTATTTATCAACCGTAATTCCTGCTGAAATTGAAGACGACAGAGATATAATTGACGAAGGCGACAAAGTAATTTTAATTGTAGAAGACGATATTAATTTTGCAAAATCGCTGCTTGCCTTTAGCCGAAAAAATGGTTACAAAGTTGTAGTTGCCGTAAGAGGCGATTATGCTTTAAACTTTGCTTTGATGTATAAACCAATTGGAATTTTACTGGATATTGAACTTCCGATAAAAAGCGGCTGGGAAGTTTTGGAAGAACTAAAAAACAACAATCAAACCAAACATATTCCCGTACATATTATGTCATCGCATAAATTAAAACAGGAAAGTTTATTAAAAGGAGCCGTAGATTTCTTAGATAAACCGGTTGCTTTCGACAAAATTCCGGAAGTTTTTACGCGTATAGAACATATTATTACCAAAGAATCTCAAAAGGTTTTAATTATCGAAGACAACCCAAAACACGCCAAAGCACTGGCTTATTTCTTAGAAACCTATAATATTAACTCAGAAATAAAAAGCGAGGTTGCAGATGGTTTAGAAGCCTTAAACAAAAGCGAAGTCGATTGTGTAATTCTCGATATGGGAATTCCGGATAAACATGCGTATCAAATTTTAGACAGCGTTAAAAAAAGCCCGGGATTAGAAAATCTTCCCGTAATTGTATTTACAGGAAAAAGTTTATCGCTTAAAGAAGAAGTAAAAATTAAAAAATACGCCGATTCTATTATTGTAAAAACTGCCCACTCTTACCAAAGAATGCTCGACGAAGTATCCTTATTTTTACATTTAGTCGAAGAAAATAAAGGAGCAAAAGGCAAAGGAGATGCCTACAAAAAACTGAATTTGCTAAACAATATTTTACACGATAAAAAAGTATTGATTGTAGATGATGATGTTCGAAATATTTATTCGCTGACAAAAGCGCTTGAAGTTTTTAAAATGAATGTAATTACGGCATTCGACGGTAAAGACGCCATAAAAGTATTAGAAGAACATCCGGATACCGATATTGTTTTACTCGATATGATGATGCCAAATATGGATGGTTATGAAACAGCCGAAAAAATAAGAACAATCCCTAAGTTTTTAACGCTGCCATTAATCGCCGTAACAGCAAAAGCAATGACAGGCGACAGAGAAAAATGCATCAAAGCCGGAGCTTCAGATTATATTACAAAACCGGTAGATATAGACCAGTTACTTTCATTATTGCGAGTGTGGTTATATGATAAAATTTAA
- a CDS encoding metallophosphoesterase family protein, translated as MFIKNTYYKKYTSSLFILFLILCNGTISAQKQTKLDGVQVAFLSDVHLQDLFGKFSDNDYRGVLNPKTGKYTLLRTMASQLHSTRIFNENYFAFIAALDDIAKRKIKFVALPGDYTDDGQPIHVRGLEEILDQYRKKYGIEFFITTGNHDPVGPFAQESGKEDFLGKEGKSQPIYSKEGMYKPNLNIEQPVIVTADIAKMGYLGITEGLKNFGFYPDQKYKYWATPFSTYNSENYSFEKATEVSKLTNRVYEVAPGYEVPDVSYVVEPIDGLWLMAIDGNVYIRKKNATADPKDPANYSEASTGYNNVLSNKKHLIKWVEQISAEAKKQGKTLVAFSHFPMIDFNDDASAEIKELLGPNKWQLNRVPVEEVAQTFADAGLKIHFGGHMHINDTGIRTTAKGNTLVNIQTPSLAAYIPAYKLLTIKKDNLVDIQTITIDKVKGYNELFDLYKMEYQFLESQKTKDIWNKAILETKNYHDFTDFHLKELVRLRFLSDDWPSDFKNFFLNISAQELLVLANIQSDKDFDFILKNKESSQKEWAEAEQKTNKILAQNNFKKTDFNWTGYDFLVDFYRFRSADELALVDVGEKRAAQYKVLSQMFFENHKDDTSKEKPFQNQLRLFLVIFNKFMHEVPADHFSVDLKTGEIKRLN; from the coding sequence ATGTTTATAAAAAATACCTACTATAAAAAATATACCTCGTCATTATTTATTCTGTTTTTAATTCTATGTAATGGTACAATTTCGGCACAAAAACAAACCAAACTCGATGGAGTTCAGGTAGCTTTTTTATCTGATGTGCATTTGCAGGATTTGTTCGGAAAATTTTCAGACAATGATTATCGAGGCGTTTTAAATCCCAAAACAGGAAAATATACTTTATTGAGAACGATGGCTTCTCAATTGCATTCGACCCGAATTTTTAACGAAAATTATTTTGCTTTTATCGCAGCTTTAGATGATATCGCAAAGCGAAAGATAAAGTTTGTAGCACTTCCGGGCGATTATACAGATGACGGACAGCCAATACATGTGCGCGGATTAGAAGAAATTCTCGATCAATACCGAAAAAAATATGGGATTGAATTTTTCATTACTACCGGAAATCACGATCCCGTAGGACCATTTGCACAGGAATCCGGCAAAGAAGATTTTTTAGGAAAAGAAGGTAAAAGCCAACCCATTTATAGCAAAGAAGGCATGTATAAGCCAAATTTGAATATTGAACAGCCAGTTATTGTAACAGCCGATATTGCTAAAATGGGTTATTTAGGAATAACCGAAGGACTGAAAAATTTTGGTTTTTATCCAGATCAAAAATATAAATACTGGGCAACACCTTTTTCGACTTATAACAGTGAAAATTATAGTTTTGAAAAAGCGACCGAAGTTTCAAAATTAACAAACAGAGTTTATGAAGTGGCGCCGGGTTATGAAGTTCCCGATGTAAGTTATGTCGTTGAACCGATTGACGGACTTTGGCTGATGGCGATTGATGGCAATGTGTATATACGCAAGAAAAATGCCACTGCAGACCCTAAAGATCCTGCAAATTATTCAGAAGCAAGTACGGGTTATAACAATGTGCTTTCGAATAAAAAACACCTGATAAAATGGGTCGAACAAATTTCGGCAGAAGCCAAAAAACAAGGTAAAACTTTAGTTGCTTTTAGTCATTTCCCCATGATTGATTTTAATGACGACGCTTCCGCGGAAATAAAAGAATTACTTGGTCCAAACAAATGGCAATTAAACCGTGTTCCCGTTGAAGAAGTGGCGCAGACGTTTGCTGATGCAGGCTTAAAAATTCATTTTGGCGGACACATGCATATCAACGATACCGGAATTCGCACCACCGCAAAGGGAAATACGCTGGTCAATATTCAAACGCCATCTTTGGCGGCGTATATTCCTGCTTATAAACTATTGACTATTAAAAAAGATAATCTTGTAGATATTCAAACCATTACGATTGATAAAGTAAAAGGATATAATGAACTTTTTGACTTGTATAAAATGGAATATCAGTTTTTAGAATCGCAAAAAACAAAAGATATTTGGAACAAAGCCATTTTAGAAACCAAAAACTACCACGATTTCACAGATTTTCACCTGAAAGAATTAGTGCGCCTGCGTTTTCTTTCTGACGATTGGCCTTCAGATTTCAAGAACTTTTTTCTCAATATTTCTGCTCAGGAATTATTGGTTCTGGCAAATATTCAATCGGATAAAGACTTTGATTTTATTCTGAAAAACAAAGAAAGTTCCCAAAAAGAATGGGCAGAAGCCGAGCAGAAAACAAACAAAATCTTAGCGCAAAACAATTTCAAAAAAACAGATTTTAACTGGACAGGTTATGATTTTCTGGTAGATTTTTACCGTTTTCGCAGTGCAGATGAACTGGCTTTGGTTGATGTTGGCGAAAAAAGAGCCGCACAATACAAAGTTTTATCACAAATGTTTTTCGAAAATCATAAAGACGATACTTCAAAAGAAAAACCTTTTCAAAATCAATTGCGTCTTTTTCTGGTGATCTTCAATAAATTTATGCACGAAGTTCCTGCAGATCATTTTAGTGTAGATTTGAAAACGGGAGAAATTAAAAGATTGAATTGA
- a CDS encoding response regulator has translation MEDMEKKRLLIIDDDSRNIFALVNTLRAKSFDCLSCLSAEEAIRLLKTNEPIDAILIDMMMPEMDGYEAIPIIKNIPSRKDALVVAVTAQAMTGDKEKCLEAGADDYVSKPIDVDKLLHVLSKI, from the coding sequence ATGGAAGATATGGAGAAAAAACGACTCTTGATTATTGATGACGATTCAAGAAATATTTTTGCTTTGGTAAACACATTACGCGCAAAATCATTTGATTGCCTGTCGTGTTTAAGTGCTGAAGAAGCAATACGATTATTAAAAACAAATGAACCTATCGATGCGATTTTGATCGATATGATGATGCCGGAAATGGATGGTTACGAAGCAATTCCGATAATAAAAAACATTCCGTCCCGCAAAGATGCATTGGTTGTTGCCGTTACGGCGCAAGCCATGACAGGCGATAAAGAAAAATGTCTCGAAGCAGGCGCAGATGATTACGTATCAAAACCGATAGATGTAGATAAATTGCTGCACGTTTTAAGTAAAATTTAA
- a CDS encoding RNA polymerase sigma-70 factor has product MKNPEIFEETYTQYWKKLTAFSYTMTQDNDLAQNIVQDVFVDLWERRNDVEINAIEPYLFRAVKNQVFKHYQNNKFDKTILEDKFEDYVIDHFATIDPELMDLLYSLLDKLPEKRKEVLLMYKMQDMTIDQIADELGISKQTVKNQISSGLKQLREGLKDLAWLAPFIILQQKL; this is encoded by the coding sequence ATGAAAAACCCTGAGATTTTTGAAGAAACGTATACGCAATACTGGAAAAAGCTGACTGCTTTTTCGTATACGATGACTCAGGATAATGACTTGGCGCAGAATATTGTTCAGGATGTTTTTGTGGATTTATGGGAAAGAAGAAATGATGTCGAAATAAACGCCATCGAACCTTATTTGTTCAGGGCGGTAAAAAATCAGGTTTTCAAACATTATCAAAATAATAAATTCGACAAAACGATTCTTGAAGATAAATTTGAAGATTATGTAATTGATCATTTTGCGACAATCGATCCTGAATTAATGGATTTACTTTATTCCTTATTAGATAAACTTCCTGAAAAACGCAAAGAGGTTTTATTAATGTATAAAATGCAGGATATGACGATTGATCAAATTGCTGATGAATTGGGAATCTCAAAACAAACTGTTAAAAATCAAATTTCTTCGGGACTAAAACAATTGCGTGAAGGCTTGAAAGACCTTGCCTGGCTTGCTCCATTTATCATTTTACAACAAAAGCTTTAA
- a CDS encoding chemotaxis protein CheB, producing the protein MEESKIILNRRVVIVGGSAGSLNALLEILPDVTVFQSFALVIVLHRRGTDDLTLEELIKLKAQAPVKIIEDKVPIDPGFIYVAPSNYHLLFEKNNLFALDTSEKVNYSRPSIDVSFESAAEVYGSNLIGILFSGSNTDGTEGLKAIQNAGGVTIIQDPKSAEMPYMPSNAILNMTPDYILKNEEILKFILSIDK; encoded by the coding sequence ATGGAGGAAAGTAAAATAATATTAAATCGCAGAGTAGTTATTGTTGGAGGATCAGCGGGGAGTTTGAATGCGTTACTAGAAATTTTACCTGATGTAACCGTATTTCAGTCTTTTGCGCTTGTAATTGTATTACATCGCAGAGGAACAGACGATTTAACACTCGAAGAATTAATAAAACTAAAAGCCCAGGCACCCGTTAAAATTATTGAAGATAAAGTGCCAATAGACCCGGGATTTATTTACGTTGCACCTTCAAACTATCATTTATTATTCGAAAAGAACAATTTATTTGCGCTCGATACTTCTGAGAAAGTAAATTACAGCAGACCCAGCATTGATGTTTCATTCGAATCGGCAGCAGAAGTTTATGGTTCAAATTTAATCGGAATTTTGTTTTCAGGCTCCAATACAGACGGAACAGAAGGATTAAAAGCCATTCAAAATGCAGGTGGCGTCACTATAATTCAAGACCCAAAATCGGCAGAAATGCCGTATATGCCATCGAACGCCATTTTAAATATGACTCCCGATTATATTTTAAAAAATGAAGAGATTTTAAAATTTATTCTTTCAATTGATAAGTAG